In one window of Meiothermus sp. DNA:
- the aroA gene encoding 3-phosphoshikimate 1-carboxyvinyltransferase has protein sequence MERLIPPTPSLKGTLRVPGDKSVTHRGLMLGALAQGESTLYYPLKAGDTLSTAQVMRQLGAEITERGEHFHIKGAGLRLQEPTDVLDCGNAGTLMRLVAGLLSGQEIFTVLTGDASLRRRPMGRVTTPLRQMGARIEGREGGKLAPLAIRGGGLRGIHYELPVASAQVKSAVLLAGLFAEEDTEVAEPAPTRDHTERVFRHYGLPIELEGNLIRTRRAEPFAARDLIVPGDFSSAAFFIVAALITPESDITLEGVGLNPTRTGLLTVLKEMGADLSWEVTEGQDGEPVGAIRARSSRLKGVSVDPKLIPLMVDEVPVLAAAAAWAEGETYIPNLEELRVKESDRVAAIAHNLQNLGAPVEMGPDWLKIRGGSVQSGVVEPFHDHRIAMAFAVCGLPKGVTVQDAEWASISFPSFWEALERLTGRV, from the coding sequence ATGGAACGGCTCATCCCCCCCACCCCGTCTCTAAAAGGCACCCTTCGCGTTCCAGGCGATAAATCGGTCACCCACCGTGGGCTGATGCTGGGCGCGCTGGCCCAGGGCGAAAGCACCCTCTACTACCCCCTCAAGGCCGGTGATACCCTCTCGACCGCCCAGGTCATGCGCCAGCTCGGAGCCGAGATTACCGAACGGGGCGAGCATTTTCACATCAAAGGGGCAGGCCTTCGGCTCCAGGAACCCACCGATGTACTCGACTGCGGCAACGCCGGAACCCTGATGCGGCTGGTGGCCGGGCTGCTCTCGGGGCAGGAAATCTTCACGGTGCTCACCGGCGATGCCTCGCTGCGGCGGCGGCCCATGGGCCGGGTCACCACCCCTCTGCGGCAGATGGGAGCTCGGATCGAGGGGCGTGAGGGCGGCAAGCTGGCGCCTCTGGCCATACGCGGCGGCGGCCTGCGCGGCATTCACTACGAGCTGCCGGTAGCCAGCGCGCAGGTCAAAAGTGCGGTCTTGTTGGCAGGTTTGTTTGCGGAAGAAGATACCGAGGTAGCCGAGCCCGCCCCCACCCGCGACCACACCGAGCGGGTCTTCCGGCACTATGGCCTGCCCATCGAACTCGAGGGCAACCTCATCCGCACCCGCCGGGCCGAGCCATTCGCCGCCAGAGACCTTATTGTTCCGGGCGATTTCAGCAGCGCGGCCTTTTTCATCGTAGCGGCCCTCATCACCCCCGAATCTGACATAACCCTCGAGGGCGTGGGCCTGAACCCCACCCGCACCGGGCTGCTTACGGTGCTCAAGGAGATGGGCGCCGACCTGAGCTGGGAGGTGACCGAGGGGCAAGACGGTGAGCCGGTGGGCGCTATTCGGGCCCGGTCGTCCAGGCTCAAAGGGGTCTCGGTAGACCCCAAGCTGATCCCGCTGATGGTGGACGAGGTGCCGGTGCTGGCGGCGGCAGCGGCCTGGGCCGAGGGCGAAACCTATATTCCTAACCTGGAGGAGCTCCGGGTCAAGGAGTCCGACCGTGTAGCGGCCATCGCCCACAACCTGCAAAACCTGGGTGCGCCGGTCGAGATGGGCCCCGACTGGCTCAAGATTCGCGGTGGTAGCGTGCAAAGCGGTGTGGTGGAACCTTTCCATGACCACCGCATCGCCATGGCCTTTGCGGTCTGCGGCCTGCCCAAAGGTGTAACCGTGCAGGATGCCGAGTGGGCCAGCATCAGCTTTCCGAGTTTCTGGGAAGCGTTAGAACGACTGACCGGTAGGGTTTAG
- a CDS encoding 2-oxo acid dehydrogenase subunit E2: MAELKLPDLGDNVASAVVVGVLIKEGDTIAAGQPVLELETDKAVMEAPASEGGTVSKVMVKPGDEVKSGQVIAVLGSAATSAEAPKSAPATPPPPTPTTPPPAPASAQPASTAPSAQPPSVPAPPRGAASVPSAPAGQRKLIPAAPSVRRLAREMGVNLLDVVGSGPAYRISESDVKRFATGEVVPAPTTSAPVPAMPLPDFSKFGSVRREAMSGIRRATVRSMAQAWSTIPMVTQFDKADITEMEALRKKMGPRAEKRGAKVTMTAILLKIAAAALKQFPKFNASIDTATNEVIFKEYIHIGVAVDTPTGLLVPVVRDVDKKGVITLAAELGEIAAKARDRKLTPEEMQGASFTISNLGGIGGTGFTPIVNWPEVAIMGVSRSSIEPVWNAEKGAFEPRNIMPFSLSYDHRLIDGADAARFCRFVAEMLEDPFLLGFEG; the protein is encoded by the coding sequence ATGGCAGAACTAAAACTACCCGACCTGGGCGATAATGTGGCCTCCGCTGTGGTGGTGGGGGTGTTGATCAAAGAGGGCGATACCATCGCGGCAGGACAGCCGGTGTTGGAGTTGGAAACCGACAAAGCGGTGATGGAAGCCCCCGCCTCTGAAGGGGGCACGGTTTCCAAAGTGATGGTTAAACCCGGCGATGAGGTGAAAAGCGGGCAGGTGATAGCGGTCCTGGGGAGTGCTGCGACATCCGCGGAAGCCCCCAAGTCTGCACCCGCAACGCCCCCCCCGCCGACCCCTACAACCCCACCCCCTGCACCTGCCTCAGCCCAGCCCGCCAGTACGGCACCATCAGCCCAACCCCCCAGTGTACCGGCTCCCCCACGTGGTGCGGCTTCTGTGCCCAGTGCGCCAGCAGGGCAGCGCAAGCTGATTCCGGCTGCACCGAGTGTGCGCCGGCTGGCTCGAGAAATGGGGGTCAATCTGCTGGATGTGGTGGGCAGCGGCCCCGCCTACCGCATCTCCGAAAGCGATGTAAAGCGGTTTGCGACCGGTGAGGTTGTCCCTGCGCCCACCACTTCTGCCCCTGTGCCTGCAATGCCCTTACCTGACTTCAGCAAGTTTGGTTCGGTACGCCGCGAGGCCATGTCGGGGATTCGCCGGGCCACCGTGCGCAGCATGGCCCAGGCCTGGAGCACCATCCCGATGGTAACCCAGTTCGACAAGGCCGACATCACCGAGATGGAGGCCCTGCGCAAGAAGATGGGTCCCAGGGCGGAAAAGCGGGGCGCTAAAGTCACCATGACCGCAATCCTGCTCAAGATTGCGGCAGCGGCCCTCAAGCAGTTCCCCAAGTTCAACGCCTCCATAGATACGGCTACCAACGAGGTCATTTTCAAGGAGTACATCCATATTGGCGTGGCTGTGGATACCCCCACGGGCTTGCTGGTGCCGGTGGTGCGCGATGTGGACAAGAAGGGGGTAATCACCCTGGCCGCCGAGCTAGGCGAGATTGCCGCTAAGGCTCGAGACCGCAAGCTAACCCCGGAAGAGATGCAAGGGGCCTCGTTTACCATCTCCAATCTGGGTGGCATCGGCGGGACGGGATTCACCCCCATCGTCAACTGGCCTGAGGTGGCCATCATGGGAGTTTCGCGCAGCAGCATAGAGCCGGTGTGGAACGCCGAGAAGGGCGCTTTTGAGCCGCGCAACATCATGCCTTTCTCGCTCTCCTACGACCATCGCCTGATTGACGGCGCCGATGCAGCCCGCTTCTGCCGTTTTGTGGCCGAGATGCTGGAAGACCCCTTCTTGTTGGGGTTTGAGGGTTAG
- the aceE gene encoding pyruvate dehydrogenase (acetyl-transferring), homodimeric type yields MVEDRELIAARAGLSAEEQIRLEDLENQEWRESLEYILRTAGRDRVAQLMEMLENYAYRYGVVIHDKVNTPYVNTISLEHQPPYPGDMELEQRIANILRWNTIAIVQQANKKADGIGGHISTYASIAELMEMGFNHFFRGQDSPDRDLVFYQGHMSPGVYARSYLEGRLTEDDLGKFRRELLGGPGRGLSSYPHPWLMPDYWEFPTVSMGLGPLQAIYQARFLRYLEDRGLKPKSDAKVWAFLGDGEQDEPETTGALRVAANEELDNLVFVINANLQRLDGPVRGNSKIIQELEALYRGAGWNVIKVVWGSAWDELFARDTEGVLLERMEQLVDGESQRYAAYGGKELREKFFNTPALRKLIEGMSDEDLDRLTLSRGGHDNHKIYAAFKAAAEHRGSPTVIIARTVKGYCLGPSAQAKNVAHQVKKLTLEDLREARDHLGIPIPDEELEKTPFYHPGPDSPEVRYMLERRKALGGLIPERRVREYKLNTPDSAFFEEFYAGSSGREISTTMAFVRILTKLVRHPEVGKLIVPIVPDEARTFGMEGVINSVGIYSPKGQLYTPVDAGTVTVYRESETGQLLQEGINEAGAMCSFIAAGTAYAHHGVPTIPFYIYYSMFGLQRVGDLVWAAGDQRTKGFLMGATAGRTTLNGEGLQHEDGHSHVLALPVPNMPAYDPAFAYELAVILQDGLKRMYHDGEDIFYYITLMNENYVQPAMPEPREQTRQGILKGLYLFKKSDLKKPKARVQLLGSGTILNEVLKAAEMLADYNIAADVWSVTSYKALYYEAQETARQNRLNPGSKAKLPYVAQCLNGTEGPIIAASDYMKVLPDMVSGYLNRPIHSLGTDGFGRSETREALRDFFEVDAKHVVVAALSALRSEGKVNVNTLSEAIKKLGIDPKREAPYKR; encoded by the coding sequence ATGGTTGAAGACCGCGAACTAATTGCTGCCCGTGCCGGGCTATCTGCCGAAGAGCAGATCCGACTAGAAGATCTCGAGAACCAGGAGTGGCGCGAAAGCCTCGAGTACATCCTGCGTACTGCCGGGCGTGACCGGGTGGCGCAGCTCATGGAGATGCTCGAGAACTACGCCTACCGCTACGGGGTGGTCATCCACGACAAGGTCAATACGCCTTACGTGAACACCATCTCGCTGGAGCACCAGCCACCTTATCCGGGCGACATGGAGCTCGAGCAGCGCATCGCCAACATCCTGCGCTGGAATACCATCGCCATCGTACAGCAGGCCAACAAAAAAGCCGATGGCATCGGGGGGCACATCTCCACCTACGCTAGCATCGCCGAGCTAATGGAGATGGGCTTCAATCATTTTTTCCGTGGCCAGGACTCTCCCGACCGCGACCTGGTCTTCTATCAGGGGCATATGTCGCCGGGGGTGTATGCCCGTAGCTACCTAGAGGGACGCTTGACCGAAGATGACTTGGGCAAGTTTCGCCGCGAATTGCTGGGTGGGCCGGGACGCGGCCTGTCTAGCTATCCCCACCCCTGGCTGATGCCCGACTACTGGGAGTTCCCTACCGTCAGCATGGGATTGGGGCCGCTGCAAGCTATTTACCAGGCCCGCTTCCTGCGATACCTGGAAGACCGGGGCCTTAAGCCTAAGTCCGATGCCAAGGTTTGGGCTTTCCTGGGCGACGGCGAACAGGACGAGCCCGAGACCACCGGGGCTTTGCGGGTAGCTGCCAACGAGGAACTCGATAACCTGGTTTTTGTGATCAACGCCAACCTTCAGCGCCTGGACGGGCCGGTGCGGGGCAATTCCAAAATTATCCAGGAGCTCGAGGCCCTCTACCGGGGCGCGGGCTGGAACGTAATCAAGGTGGTTTGGGGCAGTGCCTGGGACGAGCTTTTTGCCCGAGACACCGAAGGGGTGTTGCTGGAACGCATGGAGCAACTCGTAGACGGCGAGAGCCAGCGCTATGCGGCCTACGGCGGTAAGGAGCTGCGCGAAAAGTTCTTCAATACCCCGGCCCTCCGAAAACTCATCGAGGGGATGAGCGACGAAGACCTCGACCGTCTGACCCTCTCGCGCGGGGGCCACGACAACCACAAGATTTATGCAGCCTTCAAAGCGGCCGCTGAACACCGGGGTTCACCCACCGTCATTATTGCCCGCACGGTCAAGGGCTACTGCCTGGGGCCCAGCGCTCAGGCCAAGAACGTGGCCCACCAGGTCAAGAAGCTCACCCTGGAAGACCTGCGGGAAGCGCGGGATCACCTGGGTATTCCCATCCCCGACGAAGAGCTGGAGAAGACCCCTTTCTACCACCCCGGCCCCGACTCGCCGGAGGTGCGCTACATGCTCGAGCGCCGCAAGGCACTGGGGGGTCTGATTCCCGAGCGACGTGTGCGCGAGTATAAGCTGAACACCCCCGATAGTGCCTTCTTTGAGGAGTTCTATGCAGGCTCGAGCGGGCGCGAGATTTCCACCACCATGGCCTTCGTGCGGATACTGACCAAGCTGGTGCGCCACCCCGAGGTGGGCAAGCTCATCGTACCCATCGTGCCCGACGAGGCCCGTACCTTCGGCATGGAAGGCGTGATCAACTCGGTGGGCATCTACTCGCCCAAGGGCCAGCTCTACACGCCTGTGGACGCCGGAACCGTGACCGTCTACCGCGAGTCCGAGACCGGCCAACTGCTACAGGAGGGCATCAACGAGGCCGGGGCCATGTGCAGCTTTATCGCTGCCGGAACCGCTTACGCCCACCACGGCGTGCCCACCATTCCTTTCTACATCTACTACTCGATGTTCGGATTGCAGCGGGTAGGCGATCTGGTCTGGGCCGCAGGCGACCAGCGCACCAAGGGCTTCCTGATGGGGGCTACCGCAGGCCGCACCACCCTGAACGGCGAGGGTTTGCAACACGAGGACGGCCACTCCCATGTACTGGCCCTTCCGGTGCCCAACATGCCCGCCTATGACCCGGCTTTTGCCTATGAGCTGGCGGTCATCCTGCAAGACGGCCTAAAGCGCATGTACCACGATGGCGAGGACATCTTTTACTACATCACCCTGATGAACGAGAACTATGTCCAGCCTGCCATGCCCGAGCCACGCGAACAGACCCGCCAGGGCATTCTGAAGGGCCTCTATCTGTTCAAGAAAAGCGACCTCAAAAAGCCCAAAGCCCGGGTGCAGCTCTTGGGTTCCGGCACCATCCTGAACGAGGTGCTCAAGGCCGCCGAGATGCTGGCAGACTACAACATCGCCGCTGATGTATGGAGCGTGACCAGTTATAAAGCCCTCTACTACGAGGCCCAGGAGACCGCGCGTCAGAACCGCCTTAACCCCGGTAGCAAGGCCAAGCTGCCCTATGTGGCGCAGTGTTTGAATGGAACCGAGGGGCCCATCATCGCTGCGAGTGATTACATGAAGGTCTTGCCGGATATGGTCTCGGGCTATCTAAACCGCCCCATCCACAGCCTGGGCACCGACGGCTTCGGGCGCTCCGAGACCCGCGAGGCCCTGCGCGACTTCTTTGAGGTGGATGCCAAACATGTGGTGGTGGCGGCCCTCTCGGCGCTGCGCAGCGAGGGCAAGGTAAACGTCAATACCCTTAGCGAAGCCATCAAGAAACTGGGCATCGACCCCAAGCGGGAGGCGCCATACAAACGCTGA
- the cmk gene encoding (d)CMP kinase translates to MHDIITIDGPSASGKTSVAKLVAQRLGIPYISSGLLYRAVALMCLLENVSAEEIEGRLEKYRLELRPTSTQNLVYLDGHEVSEALHSLEVDQIVSAVAVRPAIREYVNNVLRKIPPPFVVDGRDMGSTVFPQARYKFYLTASPEVRAKRRVPERDAAYETVLAEIIRRDQADQKQSAPARDAIILDTSHLDLDGVVRAVLKHLAPPS, encoded by the coding sequence ATGCACGACATCATCACCATAGACGGCCCCTCCGCCTCGGGCAAAACCAGCGTGGCCAAGCTGGTCGCCCAGCGCCTGGGCATTCCCTACATCTCCAGCGGCCTTCTGTACCGGGCGGTGGCCCTGATGTGTTTGCTCGAGAACGTCTCGGCCGAGGAAATTGAGGGGCGGCTGGAGAAGTACCGCCTCGAGCTCAGACCCACCTCCACCCAAAACCTGGTTTATCTGGACGGCCACGAGGTCAGCGAGGCTTTGCACAGCCTCGAGGTAGACCAGATTGTTTCCGCTGTAGCTGTGCGACCTGCCATAAGGGAGTACGTTAACAATGTGCTACGCAAAATTCCGCCCCCGTTCGTGGTAGACGGACGCGATATGGGCAGCACGGTTTTTCCCCAGGCCCGCTACAAGTTCTACCTGACCGCCAGCCCCGAAGTGCGGGCTAAGCGCCGCGTGCCCGAGCGCGACGCCGCCTACGAAACGGTGCTGGCCGAAATTATCCGACGTGACCAGGCCGACCAGAAACAGAGCGCTCCCGCCCGGGATGCCATCATCCTAGACACCAGCCACCTCGACCTCGATGGGGTAGTGCGGGCTGTGCTAAAGCACCTAGCCCCACCGAGCTAG
- a CDS encoding bifunctional oligoribonuclease/PAP phosphatase NrnA: MDALHNGPEPRYWEKVRTVADTLRELEGPIIIVSHVDPDGDAIGSSLGLARALKAMDKKVTWIADPPRFLRFLVKEDEYSEPIAQVPEGATLVVLDAAEPGRVAGAPVEGFVINIDHHGTNPRFGYLSVVDPSKAATAQIVKDLIDALGVGWTAEMATPVLTGLITDTGNFRFANTTPEVLHTAAELVGHGVKLAELTDRLQWRPVGYFKAMGAVLSTVGFHFGGLLVTAHMPSEVSVEDSDDFVGIIRYAEGSQIAVFLREREEGVKLSIRSRGGVSAQAVAVKLGGGGHVPAAGATLRGLTLDEAYPKVLAAVEEELRRVGYI; encoded by the coding sequence ATGGATGCTCTGCATAACGGCCCCGAGCCGCGCTACTGGGAGAAGGTTCGCACCGTGGCCGACACGCTGCGGGAGCTCGAGGGTCCTATCATTATTGTTTCGCATGTGGATCCCGACGGCGATGCCATTGGTTCTTCGTTGGGGCTGGCCCGGGCCCTCAAGGCCATGGACAAAAAAGTGACCTGGATTGCCGACCCTCCGCGTTTTCTGCGCTTCTTGGTCAAAGAAGACGAGTACAGCGAGCCCATCGCTCAGGTACCGGAAGGGGCCACCCTGGTGGTGCTGGATGCCGCCGAACCGGGCCGGGTAGCGGGGGCACCGGTAGAGGGGTTTGTTATCAACATTGACCACCACGGCACCAACCCGCGCTTCGGCTACCTTTCGGTGGTGGATCCTTCTAAAGCGGCCACGGCCCAGATTGTCAAAGACCTGATAGATGCGCTGGGGGTAGGCTGGACTGCCGAGATGGCCACACCGGTGCTGACCGGCTTGATTACCGATACCGGCAACTTTCGTTTTGCCAACACCACCCCCGAGGTACTCCACACTGCTGCCGAGCTGGTGGGGCACGGCGTGAAACTGGCCGAACTTACCGACCGCTTGCAGTGGCGACCGGTGGGCTACTTCAAGGCCATGGGGGCGGTGCTTTCCACGGTGGGGTTTCACTTTGGGGGCCTGCTGGTGACGGCTCATATGCCCTCCGAGGTCAGCGTAGAGGACTCCGACGATTTTGTGGGTATCATCCGCTACGCGGAGGGCAGCCAGATCGCGGTTTTTTTGCGCGAGCGGGAAGAGGGCGTGAAGCTCAGCATCCGCAGCCGCGGTGGTGTTTCGGCCCAGGCAGTGGCGGTTAAGCTGGGTGGGGGCGGCCATGTGCCTGCGGCGGGGGCTACCTTGCGGGGGCTGACCCTGGACGAAGCCTACCCGAAGGTGCTGGCAGCCGTGGAAGAAGAACTCCGGCGGGTGGGCTATATCTAG